A region from the Brassica napus cultivar Da-Ae chromosome C8, Da-Ae, whole genome shotgun sequence genome encodes:
- the LOC111208787 gene encoding universal stress protein PHOS32, whose protein sequence is MEPLMEDEEFSIREVVLPSLIPVVPEPELEREDGERRRGRDVIIAVDHGPNSKHAFDWALVHFCRLADTIHLVHAVSSVKNDVVYETSQALMEKLAVEAFQVAMVKSVARVVEGEAGKVICKEAERLKPAAVIMGTRGRSLVRSVLQGSVSEYCFHNCKSAPVIIVPGKEAGDESIVSWTKSGDPKP, encoded by the exons ATGGAGCCTTTGATGGAAGACGAAGAGTTCAGTATTAGGGAAGTGGTGTTGCCGTCGCTGATCCCGGTCGTGCCGGAGCCGGAGCTAGAGAGGGAGGACGGAGAGAGGAGGAGAGGGAGAGATGTAATCATAGCCGTTGATCATGGTCCCAACAGCAAACACGCTTTTGATTGGGCTCTCGTTCATTTCTGCCGCCTCGCCGACACCATTCACCTCGTCCACGCCGTCTCGA GTGTTAAGAACGATGTTGTGTACGAGACGAGCCAAGCCCTCATGGAGAAACTCGCTGTTGAGGCCTTTCAAGTTGCCATG GTGAAGAGTGTGGCTCGTGTTGTTGAAGGGGAAGCAGGTAAAGTAATCTGCAAGGAAGCAGAGAGATTGAAGCCTGCGGCTGTAATCATGGGTACCCGAGGCCGGAGCTTAGTAAGAAG TGTGCTACAAGGGAGTGTAAGCGAGTATTGTTTCCACAATTGCAAATCCGCTCCTGTCATTATCGTTCCTGGGAAAG AAGCTGGAGACGAATCGATTGTAAGTTGGACAAAATCAGGAGATCCTAAACCCTGA